A portion of the Esox lucius isolate fEsoLuc1 chromosome 20, fEsoLuc1.pri, whole genome shotgun sequence genome contains these proteins:
- the ctnnb1 gene encoding catenin beta-1 isoform X2, whose translation MASQSDLMELDMAMEPDRKAAVSHWQQQSYLDSGIHSGATTTAPSLSGKGNPEEEDVDNQVLYEWEHGFNQSFTNDQVADIDGQYAMTRAQRVRAAMFPETLDEGMQIPSTQFDGAHPTNVQRLAEPSQMLKHAVVNLINYQDDAELATRAIPELTKLLNDEDQVVVNKAAVMVHQLSKKEASRHAIMRSPQMVSAIVRTMQNTNDVETARCTAGTLHNLSHHREGLLAIFKSGGIPALVKMLGSPVDSVLFYAITTLHNLLLHQEGAKMAVRLAGGLQKMVALLNKTNVKFLAITTDCLQILAYGNQESKLIILASGGPQALVNIMRTYTYEKLLWTTSRVLKVLSVCSSNKPAIVEAGGMQALGLHLTDPSQRLVQNCLWTLRNLSDAATKQEGMEGLLGTLVQLLGSDDINVVTCAAGILSNLTCNNYKNKMMVCQVGGIEALVRTVLRAGDREDITEPAICALRHLTSRHQDAEMAQNAVRLHYGLPVVVKLLHPPSHWPLIKATVGLIRNLALCPANHAPLREQGAIPRLVQLLVRAHQDTQRRTSMGGTQQQFVEGVRMEEIVEGCTGALHILARDVHNRIVIRGLNTIPLFVQLLYSPIENIQRVAAGVLCELAQDKEAAEAIEAEGATAPLTELLHSRNEGVATYAAAVLFRMSEDKPQDYKKRLSVELTSSLFRTEPMTWNETGDLGLDIGAQGEPLGYRQEDPSYRSFHSGGYGQDSMGMDSMMDHDMGAHHPGPEYPVDGLPDLGHAQDLIDGLPPGDSNQLAWFDTDL comes from the exons ATGGCTTCCCAGT CTGATCTGATGGAGCTCGACATGGCCATGGAGCCAGATCGTAAGGCTGCCGTGAGCCACTGGCAGCAGCAGTCCTACCTGGACTCTGGCATCCACTCAGGGGCCACCACCACTGCTCCTTCCCTGAGTGGCAAGGGCAACCCGGAGGAGGAGGACGTGGACAACCAGGTGCTCTACGAGTGGGAACATGGCTTCAACCAGTCCTTCACAAATGACCAGGTGGCAG ATATTGACGGGCAGTATGCCATGACCAGAGCCCAGAGGGTGCGTGCTGCCATGTTCCCAGAGACCCTGGATGAGGGCATGCAGATCCCTTCCACCCAGTTTGACGGCGCCCACCCCACCAACGTGCAGCGGCTGGCTGAGCCCTCTCAGATGCTGAAGCACGCCGTGGTGAACCTCATCAACTACCAGGATGATGCTGAGCTGGCCACACGCGCCATCCCCGAGCTGACCAAACTACTCAACGATGAGGACCAG GTGGTTGTGAACAAGGCCGCGGTGATGGTCCACCAGTTGTCTAAGAAGGAGGCCAGCCGCCACGCCATAATGCGCTCCCCCCAGATGGTGTCGGCCATCGTGCGCACCATGCAGAACACCAACGATGTGGAGACGGCCCGCTGCACGGCCGGCACGCTGCACAACCTTTCCCATCACAGGGAGGGCCTGCTGGCCATCTTCAAGTCCGGGGGCATCCCTGCCCTGGTCAAAATGCTTGG CTCCCCTGTGGACTCTGTGCTGTTCTATGCCATCACCACCCTACACAACCTGCTGCTCCACCAGGAGGGAGCCAAGATGGCTGTGCGCCTGGCTGGGGGCCTGCAGAAAATGGTGGCCTTGCTCAACAAGACAAATGTCAAATTCCTTGCCATCACAACAGATTGCCTTCAGATCCTGGCCTACGGCAACCAAGAAAGCAAA CTCATCATTCTGGCCAGCGGAGGCCCCCAGGCCCTGGTGAACATCATGAGGACCTACACGTATGAGAAGCTGCTCTGGACCACCAGCAGAGTGCTCAAAGTGCTCTCCGTCTGTTCCAGCAACAAGCCCGCCATCGTTGAAGCCG GTGGCATGCAGGCCCTTGGGCTTCACCTCACAGACCCCAGTCAGAGGCTGGTCCAGAACTGTCTGTGGACCCTCAGGAACCTATCAGATGCTGCCACCAAGCAG GAGGGCATGGAGGGTCTGCTGGGCACCCTGGTCCAGCTCCTGGGCTCCGATGACATCAACGTGGTGACGTGTGCCGCTGGCATCCTGTCCAACCTCACATGCAACAACTACAAGAACAAGATGATGGTGTGCCAGGTTGGGGGGATCGAAGCTCTGGTCCGCACAGTGTTGCGTGCCGGCGACCGCGAGGACATCACAGAGCCCGCGATCTGTGCCCTGCGTCACCTTACCAGTCGCCACCAGGATGCTGAGATGGCCCAGAATGCAGTGCGACTTCATTACGGCCTGCCGGTGGTGGTCAAGCTGCTGCACCCCCCCTCTCACTGGCCCCTTATCAAG GCCACCGTGGGACTGATCCGTAACCTGGCCCTGTGCCCGGCAAACCACGCCCCTCTGCGGGAGCAGGGAGCCATCCCCAGACTGGTGCAGCTGCTGGTCAGAGCCCACCAGGACACCCAGAGACGTACCTCCATGGGGGGCACTCAGCAGCAGTTTGTG GAGGGAGTTCGCATGGAGGAGATTGTGGAGGGCTGCACTGGAGCTCTGCACATCCTGGCCCGAGATGTCCACAACAGAATCGTCATCAGGGGACTCAACACCATTCCACTTTTCGTCCAG CTGCTGTACTCTCCCATTGAGAACATCCAGCGTGTGGCTGCAGGAGTCCTGTGTGAGCTGGCCCAGGACAAGGAGGCGGCTGAGGCCATTGAGGCGGAGGGAGCTACCGCCCCGCTAACAGAGCTGCTGCACTCCAGGAATGAGGGAGTGG CCACCTATGCTGCTGCAGTGCTGTTCCGTATGTCAGAGGACAAGCCCCAGGACTACAAGAAGCGCCTGTCTGTGGAGCTCACCAGCTCCCTGTTCAGGACAGAGCCCATGACCTGGAATGAG ACTGGCGATCTGGGCCTGGACATTGGCGCTCAAGGAGAACCCCTCGGCTACCGCCAGGAAG ACCCCAGCTACCGCTCCTTCCACTCCGGAGGATATGGGCAGGACTCCATGGGCATGGACTCCATGATGGACCATGACATGGGTGCCCACCACCCCGGACCCGAATACCCAGTCGACGGACTGCCTGACCTGGGCCACGCTCAAGACCTGATCGATGGGCTGCCCCCAGGCGACAGCAATCAGTTGGCTTGGTTTGATACTGACCTGTAA
- the ctnnb1 gene encoding catenin beta-1 isoform X3, translating to MASQSDLMELDMAMEPDRKAAVSHWQQQSYLDSGIHSGATTTAPSLSGKGNPEEEDVDNQVLYEWEHGFNQSFTNDQVADIDGQYAMTRAQRVRAAMFPETLDEGMQIPSTQFDGAHPTNVQRLAEPSQMLKHAVVNLINYQDDAELATRAIPELTKLLNDEDQVVVNKAAVMVHQLSKKEASRHAIMRSPQMVSAIVRTMQNTNDVETARCTAGTLHNLSHHREGLLAIFKSGGIPALVKMLGSPVDSVLFYAITTLHNLLLHQEGAKMAVRLAGGLQKMVALLNKTNVKFLAITTDCLQILAYGNQESKLIILASGGPQALVNIMRTYTYEKLLWTTSRVLKVLSVCSSNKPAIVEAGGMQALGLHLTDPSQRLVQNCLWTLRNLSDAATKQTTLAEVDVMQEGMEGLLGTLVQLLGSDDINVVTCAAGILSNLTCNNYKNKMMVCQVGGIEALVRTVLRAGDREDITEPAICALRHLTSRHQDAEMAQNAVRLHYGLPVVVKLLHPPSHWPLIKATVGLIRNLALCPANHAPLREQGAIPRLVQLLVRAHQDTQRRTSMGGTQQQFVEGVRMEEIVEGCTGALHILARDVHNRIVIRGLNTIPLFVQLLYSPIENIQRVAAGVLCELAQDKEAAEAIEAEGATAPLTELLHSRNEGVATYAAAVLFRMSEDKPQDYKKRLSVELTSSLFRTEPMTWNETGDLGLDIGAQGEPLGYRQEAVSSDLNEPAL from the exons ATGGCTTCCCAGT CTGATCTGATGGAGCTCGACATGGCCATGGAGCCAGATCGTAAGGCTGCCGTGAGCCACTGGCAGCAGCAGTCCTACCTGGACTCTGGCATCCACTCAGGGGCCACCACCACTGCTCCTTCCCTGAGTGGCAAGGGCAACCCGGAGGAGGAGGACGTGGACAACCAGGTGCTCTACGAGTGGGAACATGGCTTCAACCAGTCCTTCACAAATGACCAGGTGGCAG ATATTGACGGGCAGTATGCCATGACCAGAGCCCAGAGGGTGCGTGCTGCCATGTTCCCAGAGACCCTGGATGAGGGCATGCAGATCCCTTCCACCCAGTTTGACGGCGCCCACCCCACCAACGTGCAGCGGCTGGCTGAGCCCTCTCAGATGCTGAAGCACGCCGTGGTGAACCTCATCAACTACCAGGATGATGCTGAGCTGGCCACACGCGCCATCCCCGAGCTGACCAAACTACTCAACGATGAGGACCAG GTGGTTGTGAACAAGGCCGCGGTGATGGTCCACCAGTTGTCTAAGAAGGAGGCCAGCCGCCACGCCATAATGCGCTCCCCCCAGATGGTGTCGGCCATCGTGCGCACCATGCAGAACACCAACGATGTGGAGACGGCCCGCTGCACGGCCGGCACGCTGCACAACCTTTCCCATCACAGGGAGGGCCTGCTGGCCATCTTCAAGTCCGGGGGCATCCCTGCCCTGGTCAAAATGCTTGG CTCCCCTGTGGACTCTGTGCTGTTCTATGCCATCACCACCCTACACAACCTGCTGCTCCACCAGGAGGGAGCCAAGATGGCTGTGCGCCTGGCTGGGGGCCTGCAGAAAATGGTGGCCTTGCTCAACAAGACAAATGTCAAATTCCTTGCCATCACAACAGATTGCCTTCAGATCCTGGCCTACGGCAACCAAGAAAGCAAA CTCATCATTCTGGCCAGCGGAGGCCCCCAGGCCCTGGTGAACATCATGAGGACCTACACGTATGAGAAGCTGCTCTGGACCACCAGCAGAGTGCTCAAAGTGCTCTCCGTCTGTTCCAGCAACAAGCCCGCCATCGTTGAAGCCG GTGGCATGCAGGCCCTTGGGCTTCACCTCACAGACCCCAGTCAGAGGCTGGTCCAGAACTGTCTGTGGACCCTCAGGAACCTATCAGATGCTGCCACCAAGCAG ACGACCTTAGCTGAAGTAGATGTGATGCAG GAGGGCATGGAGGGTCTGCTGGGCACCCTGGTCCAGCTCCTGGGCTCCGATGACATCAACGTGGTGACGTGTGCCGCTGGCATCCTGTCCAACCTCACATGCAACAACTACAAGAACAAGATGATGGTGTGCCAGGTTGGGGGGATCGAAGCTCTGGTCCGCACAGTGTTGCGTGCCGGCGACCGCGAGGACATCACAGAGCCCGCGATCTGTGCCCTGCGTCACCTTACCAGTCGCCACCAGGATGCTGAGATGGCCCAGAATGCAGTGCGACTTCATTACGGCCTGCCGGTGGTGGTCAAGCTGCTGCACCCCCCCTCTCACTGGCCCCTTATCAAG GCCACCGTGGGACTGATCCGTAACCTGGCCCTGTGCCCGGCAAACCACGCCCCTCTGCGGGAGCAGGGAGCCATCCCCAGACTGGTGCAGCTGCTGGTCAGAGCCCACCAGGACACCCAGAGACGTACCTCCATGGGGGGCACTCAGCAGCAGTTTGTG GAGGGAGTTCGCATGGAGGAGATTGTGGAGGGCTGCACTGGAGCTCTGCACATCCTGGCCCGAGATGTCCACAACAGAATCGTCATCAGGGGACTCAACACCATTCCACTTTTCGTCCAG CTGCTGTACTCTCCCATTGAGAACATCCAGCGTGTGGCTGCAGGAGTCCTGTGTGAGCTGGCCCAGGACAAGGAGGCGGCTGAGGCCATTGAGGCGGAGGGAGCTACCGCCCCGCTAACAGAGCTGCTGCACTCCAGGAATGAGGGAGTGG CCACCTATGCTGCTGCAGTGCTGTTCCGTATGTCAGAGGACAAGCCCCAGGACTACAAGAAGCGCCTGTCTGTGGAGCTCACCAGCTCCCTGTTCAGGACAGAGCCCATGACCTGGAATGAG ACTGGCGATCTGGGCCTGGACATTGGCGCTCAAGGAGAACCCCTCGGCTACCGCCAGGAAG CTGTATCGTCTGATCTGAATGAACCTGCATTGTGA
- the ctnnb1 gene encoding catenin beta-1 isoform X1 — protein MASQSDLMELDMAMEPDRKAAVSHWQQQSYLDSGIHSGATTTAPSLSGKGNPEEEDVDNQVLYEWEHGFNQSFTNDQVADIDGQYAMTRAQRVRAAMFPETLDEGMQIPSTQFDGAHPTNVQRLAEPSQMLKHAVVNLINYQDDAELATRAIPELTKLLNDEDQVVVNKAAVMVHQLSKKEASRHAIMRSPQMVSAIVRTMQNTNDVETARCTAGTLHNLSHHREGLLAIFKSGGIPALVKMLGSPVDSVLFYAITTLHNLLLHQEGAKMAVRLAGGLQKMVALLNKTNVKFLAITTDCLQILAYGNQESKLIILASGGPQALVNIMRTYTYEKLLWTTSRVLKVLSVCSSNKPAIVEAGGMQALGLHLTDPSQRLVQNCLWTLRNLSDAATKQTTLAEVDVMQEGMEGLLGTLVQLLGSDDINVVTCAAGILSNLTCNNYKNKMMVCQVGGIEALVRTVLRAGDREDITEPAICALRHLTSRHQDAEMAQNAVRLHYGLPVVVKLLHPPSHWPLIKATVGLIRNLALCPANHAPLREQGAIPRLVQLLVRAHQDTQRRTSMGGTQQQFVEGVRMEEIVEGCTGALHILARDVHNRIVIRGLNTIPLFVQLLYSPIENIQRVAAGVLCELAQDKEAAEAIEAEGATAPLTELLHSRNEGVATYAAAVLFRMSEDKPQDYKKRLSVELTSSLFRTEPMTWNETGDLGLDIGAQGEPLGYRQEDPSYRSFHSGGYGQDSMGMDSMMDHDMGAHHPGPEYPVDGLPDLGHAQDLIDGLPPGDSNQLAWFDTDL, from the exons ATGGCTTCCCAGT CTGATCTGATGGAGCTCGACATGGCCATGGAGCCAGATCGTAAGGCTGCCGTGAGCCACTGGCAGCAGCAGTCCTACCTGGACTCTGGCATCCACTCAGGGGCCACCACCACTGCTCCTTCCCTGAGTGGCAAGGGCAACCCGGAGGAGGAGGACGTGGACAACCAGGTGCTCTACGAGTGGGAACATGGCTTCAACCAGTCCTTCACAAATGACCAGGTGGCAG ATATTGACGGGCAGTATGCCATGACCAGAGCCCAGAGGGTGCGTGCTGCCATGTTCCCAGAGACCCTGGATGAGGGCATGCAGATCCCTTCCACCCAGTTTGACGGCGCCCACCCCACCAACGTGCAGCGGCTGGCTGAGCCCTCTCAGATGCTGAAGCACGCCGTGGTGAACCTCATCAACTACCAGGATGATGCTGAGCTGGCCACACGCGCCATCCCCGAGCTGACCAAACTACTCAACGATGAGGACCAG GTGGTTGTGAACAAGGCCGCGGTGATGGTCCACCAGTTGTCTAAGAAGGAGGCCAGCCGCCACGCCATAATGCGCTCCCCCCAGATGGTGTCGGCCATCGTGCGCACCATGCAGAACACCAACGATGTGGAGACGGCCCGCTGCACGGCCGGCACGCTGCACAACCTTTCCCATCACAGGGAGGGCCTGCTGGCCATCTTCAAGTCCGGGGGCATCCCTGCCCTGGTCAAAATGCTTGG CTCCCCTGTGGACTCTGTGCTGTTCTATGCCATCACCACCCTACACAACCTGCTGCTCCACCAGGAGGGAGCCAAGATGGCTGTGCGCCTGGCTGGGGGCCTGCAGAAAATGGTGGCCTTGCTCAACAAGACAAATGTCAAATTCCTTGCCATCACAACAGATTGCCTTCAGATCCTGGCCTACGGCAACCAAGAAAGCAAA CTCATCATTCTGGCCAGCGGAGGCCCCCAGGCCCTGGTGAACATCATGAGGACCTACACGTATGAGAAGCTGCTCTGGACCACCAGCAGAGTGCTCAAAGTGCTCTCCGTCTGTTCCAGCAACAAGCCCGCCATCGTTGAAGCCG GTGGCATGCAGGCCCTTGGGCTTCACCTCACAGACCCCAGTCAGAGGCTGGTCCAGAACTGTCTGTGGACCCTCAGGAACCTATCAGATGCTGCCACCAAGCAG ACGACCTTAGCTGAAGTAGATGTGATGCAG GAGGGCATGGAGGGTCTGCTGGGCACCCTGGTCCAGCTCCTGGGCTCCGATGACATCAACGTGGTGACGTGTGCCGCTGGCATCCTGTCCAACCTCACATGCAACAACTACAAGAACAAGATGATGGTGTGCCAGGTTGGGGGGATCGAAGCTCTGGTCCGCACAGTGTTGCGTGCCGGCGACCGCGAGGACATCACAGAGCCCGCGATCTGTGCCCTGCGTCACCTTACCAGTCGCCACCAGGATGCTGAGATGGCCCAGAATGCAGTGCGACTTCATTACGGCCTGCCGGTGGTGGTCAAGCTGCTGCACCCCCCCTCTCACTGGCCCCTTATCAAG GCCACCGTGGGACTGATCCGTAACCTGGCCCTGTGCCCGGCAAACCACGCCCCTCTGCGGGAGCAGGGAGCCATCCCCAGACTGGTGCAGCTGCTGGTCAGAGCCCACCAGGACACCCAGAGACGTACCTCCATGGGGGGCACTCAGCAGCAGTTTGTG GAGGGAGTTCGCATGGAGGAGATTGTGGAGGGCTGCACTGGAGCTCTGCACATCCTGGCCCGAGATGTCCACAACAGAATCGTCATCAGGGGACTCAACACCATTCCACTTTTCGTCCAG CTGCTGTACTCTCCCATTGAGAACATCCAGCGTGTGGCTGCAGGAGTCCTGTGTGAGCTGGCCCAGGACAAGGAGGCGGCTGAGGCCATTGAGGCGGAGGGAGCTACCGCCCCGCTAACAGAGCTGCTGCACTCCAGGAATGAGGGAGTGG CCACCTATGCTGCTGCAGTGCTGTTCCGTATGTCAGAGGACAAGCCCCAGGACTACAAGAAGCGCCTGTCTGTGGAGCTCACCAGCTCCCTGTTCAGGACAGAGCCCATGACCTGGAATGAG ACTGGCGATCTGGGCCTGGACATTGGCGCTCAAGGAGAACCCCTCGGCTACCGCCAGGAAG ACCCCAGCTACCGCTCCTTCCACTCCGGAGGATATGGGCAGGACTCCATGGGCATGGACTCCATGATGGACCATGACATGGGTGCCCACCACCCCGGACCCGAATACCCAGTCGACGGACTGCCTGACCTGGGCCACGCTCAAGACCTGATCGATGGGCTGCCCCCAGGCGACAGCAATCAGTTGGCTTGGTTTGATACTGACCTGTAA